The genomic region TTGGAACAATTTGTTTAATTTCATTTAATACTTTTACTTACTATTCAGACAATACTTTAGTGTCATAAAACTCCTGATAGGCGTGTGAGAAGTTTTCCTTTTCAGTATATGGAAGAACTGGTTTATTAAGTTTATCAACGTAAGTCTTCAATTCTTCAGGAACATTATCACCTCCCATAACCACGGCATCAGAATTGTCTACGGCTGTCTTTAAAAGATTGACAAAATTTGGAGTTTTTAGATGCTTTACATTCGCATTCTCCAGACCGTCGAACAATATCTTATCACGTAACTCCTCATCTAACGTTCCATCAAAACTTTGATTGTAAACCGAGGTAACAATTTTTGAATCTCTGAACAATGGCTCATTCCCATAATAATTCCTCAAATAAAGAGGCAACAAGGAAGACAACCATCCATGAACATGAATAATATCTGGAGACCAGTTAAGTTTTTTCACTGTTTCTATAACTCCTTTGGCAAAGAAAATTGCTCTTTCATCATTATCTGAAAAGAGATTACCATCTTCATCTGTTAAAGTTGCCTTTCTTTTAAAATAATCCTCATTATCAATAAAATAGACCTGCATTCTTTCCTTAGGAATAGAAGCCACTTTTATGATCAAAGGCATATCCAGATCATTGATGACTAAATTCATCCCGGAAAGCCTGATTACCTCATGTAATTGATGCCTTCTTTCATTGATATTACCGAATCTTGGCATAAAAATCCTAATCTGCCCACCAAGGTTGTTCACCATTTTAGCGGCTTCAAAAGAGGTTGATGAGATGTCGGTTTCAGGTAAGTAGGGTATAACTTCAGACGAGACGTATAACACTCTCTTATCTTTCATAAATTCTTTGCTTTAGTTACGTTTCCGAATAAAAAACACGCAAAATTACAAAAATTTATGCAGATTGCCAGAGAAATATTAAGTTTGCACGCTGTTAATTTTATAACAAAATGCAGATTTTTAGGGAGAAAGAACCACTTATACAGGCCATTCAGAAGATAAAATCTGAAGGAAAAAGCGTTGGACTCGTTCCAACCATGGGCGCACTTCATGAGGGTCACCTTTCTCTTGTAAGTAATGCCCTTAAAGATTCAGACCAGGTAGTGGTTAGCATATTTGTGAATCCTACCCAATTCAATAATCCTGAAGATCTGGAGAAATACCCACGTAACCTTGAAAAAGATCTTGATCTTTTAAAAACCGAACCAGGTGATATCTGGGTTTTTACGCCCACTGCAAACGAGCTTTATGGAGAGCAGGTACTTTCAGAAAGTTTTGATTTTGAAGGACTGGAATCTGTAATGGAAGGAAAGTTCAGAAACGGCCATTTTGACGGAGTAGGAACCGTTGTAAAACGACTATTCGAAATAATAACTCCAGACAAGGCGTTCTTTGGCGAAAAAGATTTTCAGCAGTTACAAATAGTGCGAAAACTTACAGAGAAGACCGGATTACCGGTGGAGATCGTCGGTTGCCCTATTCTTAGAGAAGATTCCGGACTTGCAAGGTCTTCAAGAAATGAACGTCTAAGTAGCCAAAATCGAAAAGAAGCGGCATTTATTTATGAAACCCTCAAAGAAGTTGAAAAGCTATTTGGCACAGAAAGTGCAGATTACATTTCAAAATGGGTAGAAAATAGATTTAAGGATCACCCATACCTGGAATTGGAATATTTCGAGATCGCCGATTCCAAAACATTGAAAAAAATTACTGAAAAAGAAAAAGGAAATAATTACAGGGCTTTTATTGCAGTTTATGCAGATGAGATTAGGCTAATCGATAATATCGCTCTGAACAATTAAATTAAAAATGCAGATTCACGTAGTAAAATCTAAGATCCACCGAGTAAAAGTAACCGGTGCCGATTTAAACTATATTGGAAGTATTACAATTGACGAAGACCTGATGGAGGCGGCCAATATTATTGAAGGAGAAAAGGTACAGATCGTAAACAATAATAACGGTGAACGTCTGGAAACCTATGTTATTCCGGGTCCTCGTAATACCGGAGAGATCACTTTGAACGGTGCTGCAGCTAGAAAAGTAGCTAAAGGTGATATCCTAATAATTATTTCTTACGGAATCATGGATATGGAAGAAGCCAGAAACTTCAAGCCATCCCTCGTATTTCCAGACGAAGAAACCAATCTTTTGAAGTAGATCCCTTTTGAACAAAAAGCTCATTAGAATACTAAAGATCAGTATCCCCTTATTTTTGGGGATTTTTTTGATCTGGTATTCTCTGAATAGTTCTACTGCGCAGGAGCGTCAACAATTATGGCAGAGCATTTTAGATGCGAATAAGTTCTGGATTATAGTCTCCTTTCTTTTAGGTACTATTTCCCATTTTTCCCGGGCTTATAGGTGGAAATACATGCTGGAACCAATGGGATATAAGTCCTCCCAATCTAATAGGTTTATGGCTGTAATGGCTGCATATCTGGCTAATTTCGGGATTCCGAGATCTGGAGAAGTGCTTAGAGCAGTTACCCTTACCACCTATGAAGATGTTCCTTTCGAGAAAGGATTTGGGACTATAATTTCTGAAAGAGTGGCAGATCTACTTATCCTCATGTTGATAGTGGGAGTCGCTTTAATTTTCCAGACCGATGACCTGCTGGCATATTTACAGGATCAAAACATAGATCCTTTTAATACCTTCTTGATTTTCCTGGGACTGGTTGGGATCATTATCTTGGGCCTTAATATTGTACGCCGGTCTAAATGGCTGCCATTTCAAAAAATAAGAACCTTGGCTAAAGGCCTTTTGGAAGGCATGAAAAGCATCCTGAAAATGAAACAGAAATGGGCCTTCATCTTTCATACAGCCTTCATCTGGACTCTATACTTGCTAATGTTCTTTGTGATCCAGCTTAGTATTCCTGAAACATCGAATACTCCAGTTGGTATTATTATGGCTGCATTTGTGGTTGGCTCTTTCGCTGTCTCTGCAACTAATGGAGGAATAGGCGTTTATCCGCTGGCAGTGGGTGGTGTTTTGATGTTTTTTGGCGTTCAGGAGCATGCCGCCGAAGCCTTTGGATGGATCTCTTGGGCCACGCAAACCGCTGTAGTCCTTATATTTGGAGGATTATCCTTTATTTTACTACCACTTTTAAACAATAGGAAATAATAATTATATTGTAGGTCCGAAATCAATACGACACCTATGAAACGATTATTACTTTTGCTAATGGCAATCCTATTGCCGTTGGCCAACTTTGCGCAGATAAAATACGAAAGTTTATCTTCCGAAAAGCTTGGCGAAACCAGGCAGATCAAGATCCAGTTACCTAGAAATTACGAGGAAAATATAGAAAAACGCTATCCGGTAGTAGTGGTACTTGACGGCGATTATTTATTCGAGCCCGTAGCAGGTATGGTAGACTATTATTCTTACTGGGAAGATGCCCCGGAAATGATAGTGGTGGGAATCAACCAGGATGGGATCAGAACTAAAGACACTTATTATTCTGAACAAAACTTTCTTCCTGAAGGAAAAGGAGCAAAATTCTTTGAATTTATCGGAATGGAATTACTAGCCCAATTAGATCAAAAGTATCGCACGGCAAACTTCAGAATTATTGTAGGTCATGACTTTACTTCAAATTTCATCAATTACTATTTACTAAAACAGGATCCTATTTTCCAGGGATATATTAACCTAAGTCCAGATCTTGCTCCACAAATGGCAGACAGGATCACCAATGCCTTGAATACAGCAGAATCCAGAAAATGGTACTATATGGCCACAGCCAGTTCAGACATCCCTAATTTAAAAGAAGACATTTTAAGTTTTGATAACCAATTGAAAGGCCTGGAAAATGAAAGAGTAGCTTATACCTTTGATAATTTCGAAGATGCCACGCACTACTCTTTGGTTGGAAAAGCCATTCCGGCTGCTTTACAGAGTATGTTTGAAATATACAGACCTATTTCTACTAAGGATTACAACGAGAAATTACTTCAAACCTCGGTATCTCCTACCGAATTTCTTGCAAACAAGTATACCTCTATTGAAGAATTGTACGGAATCAAAAGAAAGATAAGCCTGAACGATTTTATGGCTGTTTACAGGGCTATAGAAAAGACCAGAAACTGGGAAGAATACAAGGACCTTTATAAAATGGCCCACGACCATTATCCCGGGACCATGTTAGGAACCTTCTTCGAGGCTCGATATGAAGAAGAAACCGGTAATCCTAAAAGAGCTATGAGAATCTATCAGAATGCTTACGGGCAGGAAAAGATAGCATTCCTGGATTCAGATTTTATGCTTGAAAAAGCCGACGCGATTAAAAAAGATTTCGGTTATTAGCATAAAATTGATCAGTTAAATGGCCAAGGTTAAGACCACTTATTTTTGTCAGAAATGCGGAGCTCAATATTCTAAATGGCAGGGGAAATGTAACTCCTGTGGCGATTGGAACACTATAGTTGAAGAATTAGTTCAAAAACCAGATCCCAAGGACTGGAAAACTTCTGCAAAAAAAGAAGCTAAAAAAGCAGCCAGACCATTACTGATTGCGGATATAGAAAACACTCCACAAAACCGGCTTAATACCGGTAATAATGAACTGGACCGGGTTCTTGGCGGTGGCCTCGTACCCGGTTCTTTAACTTTACTAGGTGGTGAACCCGGAATTGGAAAAAGTACATTGTTATTACAGATCTCCCTCGGGCTGAAATTCCGTGTACTTTACGTTTCAGGAGAAGAAAGTCAGCAACAAATAAAAATGCGGGCAGAACGTATCAATCCGAATCCTGCGAATTGTTTTATACTCACCGAGACCAAGACCCAGAATATTTTCCGTCAGGTAGAAGAAGTAGAACCAGAGGTGGTTATTATTGATTCTATCCAGACACTACATAGCGATTATATTGAAAGTTCTCCTGGAAGTATTTCCCAGATAAGAGAATGTACCGCAGAGCTAATAAAATTTGCCAAGGAAAGCAATACTCCGGTCATTTTGATTGGCCATATTACTAAAGAGGGTAGTATTGCCGGACCAAAAGTACTGGAACATATGGTAGACACCGTACTTCAATTTGAGGGCGACCGCAATCATGTTTATAGAATTCTTAGAGCTCATAAGAACAGATTTGGCTCTACCCATGAATTAGGCATTTATGAAATGCAAGGCAGTGGATTAAGAGAAGTTACCAATCCTTCAGAAATCCTGATCTCAAAGAATGATGAGGACTTAAGTGGTACAGCAATCGCTTCTACCCTTGAAGGAATGCGTCCTTTGATGATCGAGATTCAGGCTTTAGTAAGCACAGCCGTTTACGGTACCCCGCAACGTTCAACTACAGGATACAATGCCAAAAGGCTTAATATGTTATTGGCGGTACTGGAAAAAAGAGCTGGCTTCAGGCTTGGCGCAAAAGATGTTTTCCTGAATGTGACCGGTGGAATTAGCGTTGATGATCCCGCGATAGACCTTGCAGTCATTGCCGCGATATTATCTTCCAACGAAGATATCGCCTTATTAAAAGACATTTGTTTCGCAGCGGAAGTTGGTCTGGCGGGCGAGATTAGACCCGTAACCAGAATTGAACAGCGCATCCTGGAGGCTGAAAAACTTGGTTTTGCCTCCTTTATGGTTTCTAAACAAAGTAAGATCCCAAAGTCCAATTTTCATATCAGAATTATCAAGGTGGCCAAAATTGAAGATGTTGTGGCTCATTTATTTGAATAGGATTGGCACAATTACTGCTGATATTTGAATCAATATCAGCTAAATGCAATTAAAACAACTAAGCTTATTATTTATAGTTTTCATCCTGGTATCCTGTTCGCAACTCGAAAAGGCTGAAAAGCTCATAGCAGGACTTTCTGAAAGGGAGCAATACAAAAGAAACAACAATCTCACTGATGAGCTTTTTGATATCTGGAAACAACGTCATGAAAAAGCACTAACAGATAGTCTCCAGATAGAGCTTCCTTACTCAGAATCTGGCGTATTAAAACCCAGGAATTTCGCGATCTACTCATACGAAACCTATCTAATTCCTGGTGAAGTGCTTACCGCAGAAATTATTACCGACAGCTCCTCTACACTAGTATTTAAAGATATTTATAAAAAGAATGAAAGTGAAACTAACAAATTTGAAAAGATCACTTCCGGAAATACCGAATCCAGATCGTTAACTTTTGAGGTTGATCAGAAAGGCCTTTACAAACTAATATTTCAGCCAGAGATCGAGGCCAATACTCCATTTCAGATAAATATCAGTAAAAATCCTGCTTATCTATTTCCTGTAGAGAATGGTCAAAATTCTGATATAGGAAGCTACTGGGGAGATATGCGTGATGGCGGAAAAAGAAATCATGAGGGCATCGATATTTTTGCAAATAGAGGAACTCCGGTTGTCGCTGCAACTGGCGGCAGAGTTCGATTTACCGGAGAAAAAGGTCTTGGTGGCAAACAGGTGTGGCTAAGAGATACCCATCGCAATCAATCCCTTTATTATGCTCATCTTGATAGCATCAAACCCGGAATTAGAAAAGTTAAAGCCGGTGACACCCTGGGATTTGTAGGTAATACAGGAAATGCAAGAACCACTCCTCCACATCTGCATTTTGGAATTTACAAGAGAGGTTCCGGAGCGATAGACCCTATTGGCTTTGTATATTCAACAATTAGCCAGAATCAACAAACCGAAATTGAAAATGATATCGCTTCAAGAATAAAAGTGAAATCTAGTTCAGCGAATTTCAGAAATAAACCAGCCACTAACAATTCCAAGGTTTTAAAGAAAGGCGAGTTAGGGGAGATATTATATGTTCAGGGAAAAACGACGAACTGGTACCACGTGAGGGACAGCCTGGACCGTCCCCTATTTATCCATGAAAGCGTGGTGACTCCTGCTAATTAAGGTGCAGGATTCGGAATAGCGTGATGGATCTCATCAATTTCTTTTAAGATCTCTTCAGAAAGCACCACATCTATACTTTTAATATTTTCATCCAATTGTTCTAAACTGGTAGCTCCAATAATGTTGCTGGTCACAAATGGCTGCTGATTTACGAATGCCAAAGCCATATGAGTAAGACTCAAATTATGCTTATCTGCAAGCTCTTTGTACGTCCTGGTCGCCTTCACAGATTCTTCATTGGAATATCTTTTATACTGCGGAAACAAGCTCAATCTTGTATTTTCTTTAATCCCATCAAGGTGCTTTCCACTTAAAGTTCCCATCCCTAAAGGTGAATATGGAAAAAGACCTACATTTTCGCGATGATAAATCTCTGTAAGCCCAATTTCATCCTTTCTATTTAACAGGCTGTATGGGTTCTGAACTGTCACCGGTCTGGGCAATCCATTATTCCGGCTTTCTTCCAGGAAACGCATAAGGCCAAAAGGAGTTTCATTAGAAAGACCTATCTGTCTTATCTTCCCCTGTTTTACAAAGTCATTCAGGTTTTCCAGGACCTGCTTAAAATTGTCCTCCCATTCTTCCTCATCAGAATGTTTATATCCCAACTGACCAAAGAAATTAGTATTTCTTTCTGGCCAATGTAATTGATAAAGGTCAATATAATCTGTCTGAAGTCTTTTTAAACTCTTATGGATCGCGTCTTCCATAGCTTCTTTATGAAACCCTAGATCTGGTCTAACATGCGAAACCATATCTGAAGGTCCTGCTATTTTGGAGGCAATAACCACGTCGTCTCTTCTACCCGATTTTTTAAGCCAGGTTCCTATGATGCTTTCAGTGCTACCTTGTGTTTCAGGATCTGCCGGGACCGAATACATTTCTGCCGTATCGATAAAGTTGACGCCTTTATCCAAAGCAAAATCTATTTGCTCATGACCTTCAGCCTCGGTATTCTGTTGACCCCAGGTCATAGAACCTAGGCATATCTTACTAACTTTTATATCTGTATTGGGAAGAGTGGTAAATTTCATCTTAAAAATTAAATTAAGGCCGCAATTTAGGATAAATAGATTGGCTCCAAAACCTATAATTCATCGATAAAACTTATAAGAACGATCATTTTTAAATATGATAAAATCATTTTTTGATATCTTAGATAAAACCTACCTTTAGGTAAATCAGGAAATTATCGCCAGAAAATAAGAAATCATAAAGAGAGGATGAAGAAAATAGCAATTTTAGGACCTATTCCCAGAGATACCATCTTAACTCATAAAAAGGAAACTATAAGGAAATATGGCTGTGCGACTCATCCTGCGATCGCGCTGGCTAAACTAATGAAAGACACCGGTGAGGTAAAGATCATTTCTCATATTCATAAAAAGGACCTGGAGCCTATTAAAGAACTATTTTCACCATATTCCAATATCGACGTAAGTGGGTTGGATAGTA from Gramella sp. MT6 harbors:
- the panC gene encoding pantoate--beta-alanine ligase; this encodes MQIFREKEPLIQAIQKIKSEGKSVGLVPTMGALHEGHLSLVSNALKDSDQVVVSIFVNPTQFNNPEDLEKYPRNLEKDLDLLKTEPGDIWVFTPTANELYGEQVLSESFDFEGLESVMEGKFRNGHFDGVGTVVKRLFEIITPDKAFFGEKDFQQLQIVRKLTEKTGLPVEIVGCPILREDSGLARSSRNERLSSQNRKEAAFIYETLKEVEKLFGTESADYISKWVENRFKDHPYLELEYFEIADSKTLKKITEKEKGNNYRAFIAVYADEIRLIDNIALNN
- a CDS encoding glycogen/starch synthase, coding for MKDKRVLYVSSEVIPYLPETDISSTSFEAAKMVNNLGGQIRIFMPRFGNINERRHQLHEVIRLSGMNLVINDLDMPLIIKVASIPKERMQVYFIDNEDYFKRKATLTDEDGNLFSDNDERAIFFAKGVIETVKKLNWSPDIIHVHGWLSSLLPLYLRNYYGNEPLFRDSKIVTSVYNQSFDGTLDEELRDKILFDGLENANVKHLKTPNFVNLLKTAVDNSDAVVMGGDNVPEELKTYVDKLNKPVLPYTEKENFSHAYQEFYDTKVLSE
- the radA gene encoding DNA repair protein RadA, producing MAKVKTTYFCQKCGAQYSKWQGKCNSCGDWNTIVEELVQKPDPKDWKTSAKKEAKKAARPLLIADIENTPQNRLNTGNNELDRVLGGGLVPGSLTLLGGEPGIGKSTLLLQISLGLKFRVLYVSGEESQQQIKMRAERINPNPANCFILTETKTQNIFRQVEEVEPEVVIIDSIQTLHSDYIESSPGSISQIRECTAELIKFAKESNTPVILIGHITKEGSIAGPKVLEHMVDTVLQFEGDRNHVYRILRAHKNRFGSTHELGIYEMQGSGLREVTNPSEILISKNDEDLSGTAIASTLEGMRPLMIEIQALVSTAVYGTPQRSTTGYNAKRLNMLLAVLEKRAGFRLGAKDVFLNVTGGISVDDPAIDLAVIAAILSSNEDIALLKDICFAAEVGLAGEIRPVTRIEQRILEAEKLGFASFMVSKQSKIPKSNFHIRIIKVAKIEDVVAHLFE
- a CDS encoding lysylphosphatidylglycerol synthase transmembrane domain-containing protein; this translates as MNKKLIRILKISIPLFLGIFLIWYSLNSSTAQERQQLWQSILDANKFWIIVSFLLGTISHFSRAYRWKYMLEPMGYKSSQSNRFMAVMAAYLANFGIPRSGEVLRAVTLTTYEDVPFEKGFGTIISERVADLLILMLIVGVALIFQTDDLLAYLQDQNIDPFNTFLIFLGLVGIIILGLNIVRRSKWLPFQKIRTLAKGLLEGMKSILKMKQKWAFIFHTAFIWTLYLLMFFVIQLSIPETSNTPVGIIMAAFVVGSFAVSATNGGIGVYPLAVGGVLMFFGVQEHAAEAFGWISWATQTAVVLIFGGLSFILLPLLNNRK
- a CDS encoding alpha/beta hydrolase-fold protein, which codes for MKRLLLLLMAILLPLANFAQIKYESLSSEKLGETRQIKIQLPRNYEENIEKRYPVVVVLDGDYLFEPVAGMVDYYSYWEDAPEMIVVGINQDGIRTKDTYYSEQNFLPEGKGAKFFEFIGMELLAQLDQKYRTANFRIIVGHDFTSNFINYYLLKQDPIFQGYINLSPDLAPQMADRITNALNTAESRKWYYMATASSDIPNLKEDILSFDNQLKGLENERVAYTFDNFEDATHYSLVGKAIPAALQSMFEIYRPISTKDYNEKLLQTSVSPTEFLANKYTSIEELYGIKRKISLNDFMAVYRAIEKTRNWEEYKDLYKMAHDHYPGTMLGTFFEARYEEETGNPKRAMRIYQNAYGQEKIAFLDSDFMLEKADAIKKDFGY
- a CDS encoding M23 family metallopeptidase encodes the protein MQLKQLSLLFIVFILVSCSQLEKAEKLIAGLSEREQYKRNNNLTDELFDIWKQRHEKALTDSLQIELPYSESGVLKPRNFAIYSYETYLIPGEVLTAEIITDSSSTLVFKDIYKKNESETNKFEKITSGNTESRSLTFEVDQKGLYKLIFQPEIEANTPFQINISKNPAYLFPVENGQNSDIGSYWGDMRDGGKRNHEGIDIFANRGTPVVAATGGRVRFTGEKGLGGKQVWLRDTHRNQSLYYAHLDSIKPGIRKVKAGDTLGFVGNTGNARTTPPHLHFGIYKRGSGAIDPIGFVYSTISQNQQTEIENDIASRIKVKSSSANFRNKPATNNSKVLKKGELGEILYVQGKTTNWYHVRDSLDRPLFIHESVVTPAN
- a CDS encoding NADP(H)-dependent aldo-keto reductase gives rise to the protein MKFTTLPNTDIKVSKICLGSMTWGQQNTEAEGHEQIDFALDKGVNFIDTAEMYSVPADPETQGSTESIIGTWLKKSGRRDDVVIASKIAGPSDMVSHVRPDLGFHKEAMEDAIHKSLKRLQTDYIDLYQLHWPERNTNFFGQLGYKHSDEEEWEDNFKQVLENLNDFVKQGKIRQIGLSNETPFGLMRFLEESRNNGLPRPVTVQNPYSLLNRKDEIGLTEIYHRENVGLFPYSPLGMGTLSGKHLDGIKENTRLSLFPQYKRYSNEESVKATRTYKELADKHNLSLTHMALAFVNQQPFVTSNIIGATSLEQLDENIKSIDVVLSEEILKEIDEIHHAIPNPAP
- the panD gene encoding aspartate 1-decarboxylase gives rise to the protein MQIHVVKSKIHRVKVTGADLNYIGSITIDEDLMEAANIIEGEKVQIVNNNNGERLETYVIPGPRNTGEITLNGAAARKVAKGDILIIISYGIMDMEEARNFKPSLVFPDEETNLLK